The window TATTACGAGTGACCCAAAAAACCAATTTGGTTCGAtggtttgatttgattttgtagtagtttggaagaaaaaaaaaaggaacgtttaaaaaaaacagaaaaacactacaagtatttacaaaatagcaaaattcGCAAACTCACTACAacatatttaagttttttattatttatttttataatattttgcaaatagtttcgttaatttttcaaataatagtttgatataaataaaaccattcaattagttttgttatttattaaatattagatCAGACTGCTAATGTATGAAACTGATTGGTTTAGTTTGActccaaaatcaacaaaaccaACCAACTATTATCACATACTAACAAGAGTGAATGGCTATTCCGTTCCTTTAGGTCTAAGAAAAAAAGCCTTTAACATTTAAGTTTGAAATTCTCTACGAAGGCGGGGTTTTACGAGTCAAAAAGGCCTAAATCTAACATCATAATACTTTGCCATATAAAGAAAACCTCACCTCATGATTAATACCTTTTATGGTCCCCTATTTCTTAAgcatattaatttattatgcattctttttcatctatttaaaacttaaacacAATCATTAGCCACAAGACAATGTCGAAATTAACTATCAAATAAGTAAATTTTTTAGgattaaatttttagaaaattgtcaaagatggcaaaatgaataaattatacaggatgaatttttttcattaaaagttTTTTCGCTAAATAGTGTGTATATtgttaatgtaattttaaatatcaagaAATCTTAATTTTCGTAGTgcaatttatattaaaattagtcaaactaagaaaatatcattttaataattaggTATTGGTCTAATctagatttaattttctagCTTCAAAACGGTGTGTTTTACCAATCAGATTTCAgtgtaattttaatatattttgaataataataaaacggacattttaataatagatataAACAATGCAAATGGTTATCCACTAAATTTTTGTAAGtataatattcttaaaaactaataaaaagttttttctaaccacaaaatatttatattttgtaaaaaaataagtgtaattaatttgataatttttttattaaaaaattttaattgattaggAAGtggaaatgatttttaatttttaatttttgtttacaatTTCCTTTTAGTTAAGTAagcaaattcaaataaaattcagAAAATAGGACGAAAATGATATTAAACGAAATTACTTTTGCCGCGAAATCGctatcttttgttttattccaTTAAAGATTATTTCGCTTTCTCTCCTAATCTGTAGAATAATCGACACAAAGGGTCGCTGTGAAAACCGTCGGCGATATTTAAGAGTGGTCGCCGACGTGGGGGCGTTTCCGCCGCTGCACGGTTTCCTCCGACGAGGTTGTTTCACATCGTGGTCGATtgattttctctcattttcttcttcgtaGGACCTACCGATCTGCGACCATCTCTGTCTCCTTCTCACTTCGTTGGGCTCCACTCCTTTCTCCATCATTTCGCAGTGTAATCAAGCCAGCAAGCACAAGCAAACGATTTCTCTTTGTCCCATAACTACTGGTTTTTTCACTCGTTTTCACTGTCTGCTTGTACCAAGCAGCTTAAGAAAGCTAACCAGGACCATACGTCTTTGAATCCTCGAATCAACGGTGATTTTTCTGTTGTTTATGTTCGGATTCTATGGCTTCCAATGGTGCTTATCGGAACGGTGGGTCTCAGAGAGGTTCATTTAAGGCGGATCGGCCACCGCATGCTGGTTCTAACCTCAGGACTTCATCATTTAAGGCTAGGCCATCTATTCGTCGGTCTACTTCAGGGTCTTTTGGTTCCAATGCAAATAAGGATGGGGATGGAGGTATGAGTATCTGACTATGTATccttgttttgattttgaaaatttgactTGCGAAATCTTGTAGATAGAGAGCTGATTTGCTGTGCTTGTTTTCGTTGCTattagcttttcttttttccagtCGAGTGTTCTGTAATTACAATCTAGAGTTGCTTTGACTACAGCATTTTCTTCACAGCTGTTCGATCTACgggctatttttttttttatccctCTTGAATGTTgtttatttatcatatttcgAAGTACGATTGTGGGTTTATGCATCCCTGTTTAATAAATCGAGATTGGTGCTGTTCCAATGTTGGTGCATTCAGCGCGTTAGGATGAATCGGTAGGATACTTGGAAATGGACCTCGAACTTTTAGTGTTTTACTGgatagaaattatttttgccattttctctccttctccGTATGTGGTGTGCAATAACCAAGCCTCGGTTATTTTCTTCCATGTTTTATATGCTTTGGTCAGTGCCGGGAAGAGTTCGTGTGGCTGTTAGATTACGACCCCGAAATGGAGAAGAGCAGGTTGCAGATGCAGATTTTGCAGATTGTGTGGAACTGCAGCCAGAGGtcaatattatgttattattgttatttttgttccATTCAAACTCTGACAGAATTGCTTCTTGCTCAGCTCTTATCTTTTATGATCTAGATTAATTTCCACTGGCCGGTCCTTTAGATGCACATGTGTTTCTTAGCAGGCTTGTCATGGTTGTAGGTTAAGGATCGTTCAATAGTCCTTACCAGCTCTTcgtttgaataattaaatctGGAAAACCAACATAAATTTGCTTATAATTTCTGCGCAatgatattgaaatttttatcaCACCATCTTAAGCTGAAGAACAGAGCAAATAGCATCAGGAGAttagaaaaaacattttactTGCGTGCTTAATTGAAGTAATTACATCTGTCAAGAATGGAAGATAGTGAAGATTTACTTACTATTAGAGCAATCCGagaattattatattatttagaaGTTTTCCCCTGGGCCAATAACAACAACGCATTGACATTGAATTCCGAAATATtggaaatcaatttaattaatggtGATGGAAATAGAAAACATAGGAAATCACCTCCCCACAATTAATGGCCAAATTCAATTgaactttcttttcatattataaCATTCAAGTTTGACCTTATTTTGTTACTTCACGGCAGCTTAAAAGATTGAAACTTCGAAAGAACAATTGGGATTCTGACACGTATGAATTTGATGAGGTGCTCACTGAATCTGCATCACAGAAGCGTGTGTATGAAGTGGTTGCAAAGCCAGTAGTGGAGGTGCGTATTGCGATATTATTTAGCTTTGTGAGTGGGACCCAGATATATGTCATGCcaaaaagtagtaaattttatcattcatCTGGTCTACTGTATTGTATGACTCACGCTAGCACGGCATATTTTTACCTTCCTGTTGCacaagattttattttattttcttctgaTGGTGACAATCTGCTTCATTTTTTAGAGTGTTTTAGAGGGTTATAATGGTACCGTGATGGCTTATGGCCAGACTGGTACGGGGAAGACATTTACGCTTGGACGGTTGGGAGATGAAGATACTGCCAATCGTGGCATTATGGTCCGTGCAATGGAGGATATTTTATCCGATGTATCACCAGAAACCGATGCAGTTTCTGTTTCTTACCTACAGGTGTGTTAATCCACTGGAAAACAGATGACATATATTGGTTGTTTATGCTGTTTAACACTAATGGTTCTCTGGATTTGTATTTCCTTCACACTTTGTTGTAGCTCcagatttttaatttatgtaagTCTTTCAGTACATTGCAAACAACTTACTGTTTTATGTTCGGGCTTCTGCTGTTTAGCTTTACATGGAGACTCTACAAGACTTGCTTGATCCAGCAAATGATAATATCCCATTTGTGGAAGATCCGAAAACTGGTGATGTTTCTGTACCTGGGGCAACTGTAGTAGAAATCAGGAATCAAAGCAGTTTTCTAGAGCTGCTACGTCTGGGAGAGGCCCACCGGTTTGCTGCCAATACGAAGTTGAATACTGAATCTTCTCGTAGCCATGCAATTCTGATGGTGAATAATTGGCATCTTACTGTTTGCATATCCTTACATGactgtaaatttaatatttcatgatGTACAACCTACTTATCAGGAAGGAGACTTTTGTGGGATCTTGATAATTCAAATTATGTCAACGCTGTAGTGCAGGTACATGTTAAAAGATCCATTGTGAGAGAAGATGTTCTTTCGGGTGAAGAGGGTGAACCTTTAGAGTTGGGAAGACCTTTCAGGCCAGTTATTCGAAAGAGCAAGCTGGTCGTAGTGGATTTGGCAGGATCAGAGCGTATTCACAAGTCAGGTATGTTCCACTTTCATCTCCAGGGACAGTAACAGATTATATGCTGAAATCTTGCTTGGCTTTACTTTTGTTGCGGGGATGATGCCTTAATAATATCTTCAGTTAGCAGCGTGGTTGAAATAAATATCAGGTGTTGCTATtgagtattattatttaatttatttattttataagaacTGGTGtactatataaacaaaaagggaaagttgctcttttttattattttccattaaGGATGTTCCTAATGGAACAAAATAGGTCGTCATCTGGTTAAGCAGCagtaaaggaaaagaaaaagaggagaaaagaaagaacaacaATCTTGTTCTTTAAGCATGATCGACATAGAAATGGATAGCTATTATCTTTGGGGGAGATACTGAAAAGTTCCATAGGTGGCtcaatttatcattttggagtttaattttataaatgaattacaTTATATTGACATAACTTTGTAGTAGTATTTACTTCaatgaatttgtttgatttatagtCAATGTTTTTAACTAATATGTGGAATAGTTAGTTCTTTTGAAAATCACCATGGGTTGGCCTAGTAGTCAATAAGGGTGATTGGAATATTAAAATGGCTCAGAGGGAATGGATTCAAGCAATAATGgggtttaattttgttttgtgttttgtgtgtatgtgtgtgttttttaaatgaaaaaattctGACCTTCCtataaaagatgaaagaagGCATACACAAAGGCCTAAAAAGGgttcatatttcaaaaaataatatatcatttgttattttgaaatgtgcaTCTTTGATCCTTTTCTTGCAGGGAGTGAGGGGCATCTGTTGGACGAAGCCAAGTCTATAAATCTATCCCTTAGTGCTCTAGGAAAGTGCATAAATGCTTTGGCAGAAAATAGTGCTCATGTTCCAATTCGAGATTCCAAACTTACAAGATTGCTCAGAGATTCATTTGGAGGTAAGACTTGCAGTTCACAGGTTTCTATTTGCTCTATTGTAGTAATTGTTGACTCAATACTGATAAGGAATGGATTTGATCAATGAATGAAGGTATAGAGGAAATCAGAAAAGAGATCTAATCCTagcattttaatatataccaATAGAAAAAGGAAGTGGGACTAAAAATATGGTAACCTTCTGAGagacaaaatttaaaggaCAGTAATGGAATAAAAATTTACTGAAGTAATGCTCCTAGCTGTGTTGAGTacatgaaaaggaaaaacctTCTCGAACATACTAGCAACAAATGCTCACAAAGATGCAATCAACTGATATCAGTTACACTCTGACAGTCGTAATGGAAGGGCCAAGTTGTCCTTGAACTGTGCTTTTCCCATGGGTGCCATGCAGTGGGCAAGTAATCACATTATTGAAGCACAATGTTgggattattttttaagagaatAAGCCTCTTCAGAGTTTAGtgaaccattttttttcccttggATATTGCAATACAGTttattctccatttttttgattttcaattgcGAGTTCAGATTCCTATCAGTTCCTTTGGGTAGTTTGTTTCCAAGGTATTAATGTGGGCCACTGTGAATGAGTGAAGCAAAATGTTATCAATTTTGTTGGGTACTTGTCTCTTCTCCTAGGTCCTAAACAGTGATCTGGATTCAATATTCTGATTGTAGTTTCTTTAGTGGACAGATTATGCTATCACAGATTTTGTCAGTTGTTATGGTGATGCTTTTAAGAGTTTAGACATTTTTTGCAGATGGCTTTAGTGCTCCTATTTTAGTTGCAATTTTTTATACATGCATGAACCTTAGTGGATGTAGAAATCGTAGTCTTTTTATCATGGAATTTTTTTTGCCAGATTGTTTTTCCTACTGCCCATCCTCTTTTAAGGttgttatttatgtaaaaCAGGTTCAGCAAGAACTTCACTGATTGTGACAATTGGTCCATCTCCACGCCATCGAGGAGAGACTTCAAGTACTATTTTGTTCGGCCAAAGGGTGATTCTCTTGAGTTTTCTTAGTTAACAATGGGTTTCAGTTTAcagactattttttttttcagtatTGCATGTTGTTGGAGTATGATCGGCGTGTACATCTCCTTTCATCTGTTTCTATCTTCATCATGTCAAAAATCTATTTCTTACTATTTAGATGAAATAATCTTAATTGTCCTTTCTGTTACAGGCTATGAAGGTggaaaatatgttgaaaataaaagaggaatTTGATTATAAAAGTTTGTCTAGGAAGCTTGAAGTACAGGTGGACAAACTGATTGCTGAAAATGAAAGACAACAGAAAGCttttgaagatgaaattgaaaagatacATCTAGAAGCTCAAAACCGCATATCTGAAGCTGAAAGAAATTTTGCTGACGCTTTAGAGGTATGCAATTTCTCATAGTAGCTTTATCTATTGCGTTGCATAATGTCTCAACTATTTTGTTGGCAAATCAATTTGATGTAACATATCACAATAAAGGTTGCTGATGCTTTGTGTGACTTGTGCCTAGGCCCCAGAGGGCCATTGCGGCATTTAATAACCCTGGCTTAGGACAATATCTATTCcttatttttgaaacatttttcaacaagcattctgataTATGTTCAAAGAATGATATCTGTTGAATCTTACATAAGTTCCCTTCTATCTCTTGACAattgtttgtttcattttttttcctggCTTCATGGGGTGAGGAGGGCATTTAGCACCACTTCttgttgttttaaataatttattgttttctgtAGAAGGAAAGTAAAAAATGCCAGTTAGATTATATGGAAACTGTCAAGAAATTGGAAGAGAAGTTGGTCTTGAACCAGCCAAAGATTCATAATGACGATTCTATCTGTGGCAAATCGAGTGGACAggtaaaaaaatctatttcttGTGTTGGTTGTCTTCACCAGGAGCCTTTTACTGTTGATCATTTATGATTGATGTTCTTCAACATGGTTACATGTGTAATTTAGAATTCAGAAACGTATCTGTCTTATTATCATtgagtcaaagcaatgttacatatttatatagagaataaactaaaccctagagactatgtaaaattacaataaaggacatatgtatatatatatatcataacactccccctcaagctgGAGCAAATATGTCGATCATGCCCAACTTGTTGCACAGATAGCTTATCCTTGTTCCATTTAAAGCTTTAGTTAGAATATCTCCCAATTGTTCTCCGGTCTTCACATATCCTGTGGACACCAAGAAAATCCAAGATGGGTTGGTGTCGACAAATGGTCACCGGAAGGTAACCCAAACTTCAAACCTAATGGagggctctgataccatgtaaTTTAGAATTCAGAAACGTATATGTCTCATTATCGTtgagtcaaagcaatgttacatatttatatagagaataaactaaaccctagagactatgtaaaattacaataaaggacatatgtatatatatatatatatcataacaacATGATTCTAAACACTTTTATCACGTGTATGCTTAAATTGGTCATTTTTATATGTTCAAGTTCCGTTTTATCCCAATGCCTGAATGTTGTATGATTTTCCAAGTCTTTGTCAAATTTCTGGGAGCGTCCTTTaaaattctattgtttttttctaaccAAGTCAACCACAAAATAACTGTTGAGGCATTCTCTCAAAGCACATCACTGCATCAgccattaaaattttaatagttgTTATGCAGCCACGTGCAAATCTAGTGCTGTAATTGATATCCACCATTTTCAGGTTTTCCGTATTCtgaatttgaattgtttgagATATTACATTACTATTTATGTGACTCCATAGTAGGAATGCACCGTCTTTGCTGATGGAGACTACAAATTGTCTCTTTGGGTTAAGGACGCTTATCTGACTTTTAAGCAATGGTTTTGGAGGATTATGTAGGAGGGCTTTGTTTCTGCTGCTGAAGAAGTTGAAGTGAAAAAGATGCTTGAAAATGAAGTAAACCTGCGAAAGGTGGCTGAAGAGGAGGTCAACAGACTTAGACATCAGCTCGAGCTGTATGGGCAGCCAAATGTGTGTAGTCATCCGATAAATGGATTAATTCAATAGTAATGTTCGATTTTTGACAATATCTATGTGGACATGGCAACTGAATGTGCTTTATGGTGCACAGGTAGGTGAAGAATCTGATATTGTAAAACTAACTAAAGTTTTGGAGGATGAGGCTCgtcagaaaaagaaacttgaagaagaagtaataatattaCAGAGCCAATTGTTACAACTGACCCTTGAAGCTGAGCAGGTTCGGGTTACACACAATAATATTACGGAGCCAATAATTTGGAAGTATTTTAAGTTCATTAGCTGCGTAGAACAGCACGATATTGATTGTATACTTCATTTAATTGAAAGATTTTGAGTTCTAGAATCACTGAGTCGCTAGGATTGGGTAGGGTAGTAGTCTCATTCTTTGACCTATTTCACCAGAAGATCAAATAATAGTGGGGTTGGGGAGTCTAGGCAACCACTTAAAGAAAGATGTGCGTGTGCTGATGGGATCATAATTTGTAAACCAATGGTTTTGGTGCTTGAACGCAGATGAGGAAGTGTCTTGATAGGGGTGGAGCTGATAATGGATTTCCCGCTTATGATACTCCCATGTCTCCATTTAGACATTCTCAactcaaagaaacaaagagcAGTCACAAGCCACAAGTTGCCACTCTTTTTGAACAAGGTAAACAAGAATTAGGAATTTAGTGTGGCACTTATGTCATTCTGATCccctatttatttatttttcatatattttctgtTATTTCTTGCCTCCTTGGCAGTTGGTTTGCAAAAAATTTTGTCCTTGCTGGACTCGGAAGATGCCAATGCACGAATTCATGCCGTTAAAGTATTAGCCAATCTTGCTGCCGAAGGCAAGTTTTTCACTTAAGGATGTTTATTACATTTTCACCATGTTCCTTACTTTTTATCCATAAATGATGTCAATATATGGATCCGTTTCTTATTAAGATGGATGTTTATATAGATAATAGATTTCTGTTTTCTGTGCTCTACAAAATGATACTATTGTCTCTTCTCTCAATGCACTActttatttccaaattttatggTAAATTTTGACTGTGACAAACAGAGTCAAACCAGAAGAGGATTGTCGAGGCAGGTGGTCTTATTTCGTTACTGATGCTTCTTAGAAGCTACGAGGATGAAACGGTCAGAAGAGTAGCAGCTGGTGCAATTGCCAACCTTGCTATGAATGGTAAACGTTCATCGACATTTTTTGGCTACCGACAGCATCTTAGTAACTGTGTGTTGCATTGTcctttttggtttctttgatttgatataattatattttattttttctacatAACAGAAGCCAATCAAGAACGAATAATGGCTGAAGGGGGAATTAGTCTACTGTCATTAACTGCCAACGCTGCCGAGGACCCACAGACTTTGCGTATGGTTGCTGGAGCCATTGCTAATTTATGTGGCAATGGTATGAAAATAGAATTAATCTCTTGGCAGTTCCTATCACTGAGTTACATTAGGAAATTATTTACCACAACATTTAGGAAATTATTTACCACAACATTGGACTTGTGTTTCCTCTAGTGGTTTATAGAGGAAGATCAATGATTATCTACATTGGTCTATAGCCTTCCATATATTGAGGTTATTTGAATAATATCttcttaatttgaaattaaaatagaaactatCTCCAAATCTTAAGAAGAAGCAGTCACCTTTGTGAGAAATATATCGGTTTAGAGAGATGTTAGTTTGATGTGTATTTCCCCCTTAAGTTTTTTACTTGAGATATTATCTGTCGGTTGATTTCGGGCTTATGgatatcatatcatattaGTTACCATGTTTTGGTCTCTAAATCTTACCAGAAAAACTACAATCAAAACTGAGATCCGAAGGTGGTTTAAAAGCCTTGCTGGGAATGGTGCGATGTGGACATCCAGATGTCCTTTCTCAAGTTGCCCGTGGAGTAGCAAACTTTGCAAAATGCGAGTCCCGAGCAGCTAGTCATGGTAAATTCCCAATTTTGTTACAATTTAGTTGTCAATGCTGACGAACAATTGCAAGTTCgattaatttctctttcttgcaGAGATGAACAATGGAAGATCTCTTTTGATAGAAGATGGCGCACTACCTTGGATCATACAAAATGCAAATAACGAAGTGGCACCCATCCGTCGCCATATCGAGTTAGCTCTATGCCATATAGCACAACATGGTTAGTCAGTCTTCTTAATTTTACAAGTCATCTGCTATATCAAATCTGAAATCCCCTTCTAATCTTCCATTAAACTTCCAACTTTCTAGAAATAAATGCAAAGGAGATGATTCGTGGAGGTGCACTTTGGGAGTTAATTCGCATATCTCGAGATTGTTCCCGAGAGGACATAAGGAATCTTGCTCGTCGAACACTGACCTCCAGTCCTGTGTTTCGATCAGAAATGCGAAGGCTGAGAATCGAATTCTAAGTTTCTGCCACCATAGGCATACATCTTGGGATCTCTTTCCAACCTCATCCTCGGGCTTCGGATGGAAGAACTTCCTACTCTCATGAACGCATCTCAATCTCTCACAAGCCTTCGtgctaaatgaaaaaaaaaaagaaaaaaagcacaGGTAAGTTGAACTCAATTCTCATTACTTTATTAGGCAAAGGCTGTTGATGCTTAATCCTCCAGGGGATAAACTTCCTTTTTTATTAAGCGTTAAAAAAGCGCCTTTAGTTGGAATGGCTGGGAGAGAACTATgggaaaaggagaaagaaaagagaagagagacaGAGAGAGCAAAAGTTTTGTAGAGTGAGAGTCCCAAGAGCTCCCTTAAACTGGGACCCACTTagtatttgtaatttagatcgaatatttgtataaaaaaattgatctgAAATGCAAGCTGtttacatttctttctttctggCAGTTTTTGTTCCCTTTTTCCCTTCAACCACTGCCAATCCCCAAACTGGGAATTTCcttgaaaacatttttcaagGGAAATCAATTATtcttgttattgttattattttatgctATGTATGTCTATTCTGATCAAACTGATTATCAAAATCGTTAATGATTGTGTATTTATTCAGTTGATGCATTATCAGCGACCTctctcaattttgtaatttgaaacaAGCAAAACTTGAACCTGGAGATGAACATGATAGACTGGAAAATCAAGTCGATCAAATTGAAGGTGTTTGGTTTCGTCAGTCGGAGGTAAAGACCAGTTTAGTCCGTTGcggtttgaaaaataaatcaaaatgacaacatttaaaaaaatttcaaaggttACTGTCCAATTAGTTTGAACATTTATTAAAGTGAACATAGTTGGTTCAGCAACCGTTTGGTTGAAAAATGGATTTTGATTGACTGATGCTCACTCTTACTTAGGGTTGATAGCTAAGGTAGGGAATTGTGACGAATTTGTGCATAATTCTCGTAAAGAAGGGGTATGTAAATGGAGTTTGTGTGATATTTGATCCGAGAGagatttattattgattattgttGCTTCAAGGAAAGTATGtaataaagttgaagaaaCTTATAGGTTGAACTTTTGAAGTAATATTTATGAgtaatgtgttttttttagaataaccTTTACAAAATACCTCACCTCGTAAATTACAATTCATACTAATCTATTTTGGTCTTTTAAGctttcaaaatattcttttttgtttgagttatGCACTTTCCATTTTTGGCCCTACATTCTTTAATGGTATAAATTCATGCTCCTATCAGCATGGTAGCTTGGACACATACTTAAATTTACATTACTAACTTGGATCTATAGGGCTcaatttgaaagttcaagaacTACGTCACATTTTCATCtgcaaaatattgaaaaaatagcaaaatattgaaaaaatagcaGTACTAGTTTTATCACATCTTTTCCATTAACtagaaattgtttttttttaaatgaacatagctcaattgatataaaaatcgtcttttttctcaatgaataTAGCTCAATTCAGATAAAAACCGtgtaaaaaaagattttgagGTTTGGTTATTTCAAGTCAATAAGTTAAAGAGAAGCTTCATCCACGTCTTTTGTCTGGTGAAAGCTAATGGTTCCTTCTTGAAAGAAGAGCAACAGAAAGttcaaaagaaagataaatgCATGTAGTCTGCTAAGaatcttaatatatatatatatatatatatatatatatatataaaactgcaaatataacaaaaaatttcaacgaTAAACTTTGTTATTCATAAATTCGCTTGTCAGTTATAGACTTTACCGTTAATAGTCTTCTACATGTGATATGATATATTGACGACAAATTCTAAAGAACTAgatccaatttttttctatatctacaaatttatttagttcGAGtctaattgctatatttgaccttgtttttttaaattttactctTTTGCATGAGTTAATTTCagtcaattaaaaaatttgtatttgatcAAAAGATTAGAATATATATGAGGGAAAGATctcttataatatattaatccAAATGTAACaacatattaaattatattttcacagaaagtaattaaattttaaattccaaattaGACCTTGCCTTTACTATTGCGCGTTAGTAtgattttatgtttctattgtggtgaataaaattaatgaacCTAAAAGTAGCTAGGGTTTTATGTATTAGTAtgattttatgtttctattgtggtgaacaaaatattaaattcattctAAATTAGACATTGCTTTTACAATTGTGTGTATTAGTATGGTTTTATGTATTACACAActtagagaaattaaaatgagtaCACTCCATTTATTAACATAAACGATGTAAATCACACACCAACACAATCAATTTAATCTAAAAGAACACCAATAGGCCAAATCCCCCATGGGAAAGCCAACAACATAGCAAGAGAGAACTAACACTTAAAAAAACATAGTCTCAACTCAAAGAAggttttctaaagaaaaattattgagatataaaaaagaattgtgtgttagacacttttttttctcatagaataattaagaaaaaaaaagctattGAAACTTTAATGCAACTCcctatatatatcattattcCATATACTTTGTATctgtattaaaataataagtttatGGCCAAGTTGGAGATGGAAACATTGACCCAAACCCTCATTTTAAccaatctatatatatatatattcaaaggAATATCTTGGGTAATGGTAAGGGAGTTCCATTattaatgagaaaattaaaaaacctaAAAGTAGCTAGGGTTTTATGTTT of the Cucumis sativus cultivar 9930 chromosome 3, Cucumber_9930_V3, whole genome shotgun sequence genome contains:
- the LOC101212194 gene encoding kinesin-like protein KIN-UB; the protein is MASNGAYRNGGSQRGSFKADRPPHAGSNLRTSSFKARPSIRRSTSGSFGSNANKDGDGVPGRVRVAVRLRPRNGEEQVADADFADCVELQPELKRLKLRKNNWDSDTYEFDEVLTESASQKRVYEVVAKPVVESVLEGYNGTVMAYGQTGTGKTFTLGRLGDEDTANRGIMVRAMEDILSDVSPETDAVSVSYLQLYMETLQDLLDPANDNIPFVEDPKTGDVSVPGATVVEIRNQSSFLELLRLGEAHRFAANTKLNTESSRSHAILMVHVKRSIVREDVLSGEEGEPLELGRPFRPVIRKSKLVVVDLAGSERIHKSGSEGHLLDEAKSINLSLSALGKCINALAENSAHVPIRDSKLTRLLRDSFGGSARTSLIVTIGPSPRHRGETSSTILFGQRAMKVENMLKIKEEFDYKSLSRKLEVQVDKLIAENERQQKAFEDEIEKIHLEAQNRISEAERNFADALEKESKKCQLDYMETVKKLEEKLVLNQPKIHNDDSICGKSSGQEGFVSAAEEVEVKKMLENEVNLRKVAEEEVNRLRHQLELYGQPNVGEESDIVKLTKVLEDEARQKKKLEEEVIILQSQLLQLTLEAEQMRKCLDRGGADNGFPAYDTPMSPFRHSQLKETKSSHKPQVATLFEQVGLQKILSLLDSEDANARIHAVKVLANLAAEESNQKRIVEAGGLISLLMLLRSYEDETVRRVAAGAIANLAMNEANQERIMAEGGISLLSLTANAAEDPQTLRMVAGAIANLCGNEKLQSKLRSEGGLKALLGMVRCGHPDVLSQVARGVANFAKCESRAASHEMNNGRSLLIEDGALPWIIQNANNEVAPIRRHIELALCHIAQHEINAKEMIRGGALWELIRISRDCSREDIRNLARRTLTSSPVFRSEMRRLRIEF